The stretch of DNA CCCGGCCTGCAAATCGTCCCGGGCGTGCTGCTTTCCTATGCCTTGCAGGCCTGGGTGGTCCACTTCACCCTGGGACTGTACCTGGCCAAGCAGACCAAGCAGTTGATGTGGATCAACGGCGCCGGGGCGGTGGTGACCCTGGTCGGCAACTGGTTCCTAATCCCCATCCTGGGCCTTTGGGGAGCCACCCTCTCGGCGGTGGCCTGCTATCTCGTGATCGCCGTGATGATTACCTTGAGAAGCCAGGCCCTCTTCCCGATCGCCATCCGCTGGCAGCGCATGTTGCCGTTGCTGGCCTGGTTGGCCGCCGGGTGGATCTTCGGGACCGTGGTGCAGGCCTCTCCGGGCTCCATCGGTTGG from Fibrobacterota bacterium encodes:
- a CDS encoding polysaccharide biosynthesis C-terminal domain-containing protein, with translation PGLQIVPGVLLSYALQAWVVHFTLGLYLAKQTKQLMWINGAGAVVTLVGNWFLIPILGLWGATLSAVACYLVIAVMITLRSQALFPIAIRWQRMLPLLAWLAAGWIFGTVVQASPGSIGWGPRLGTLLVFWSLPFALGLLRPAEFRALLPAFRGRRAAPAALGSDGGSPGPRP